One window of Anaerolineales bacterium genomic DNA carries:
- a CDS encoding sulfotransferase — MFSRFKSAARILLKGEPKKKNRNPIPAITKEELAEVKQFFPREKFFILGHARSGTTLLMRLLRLHPEVHCNYQAHFFTRKPLLKSLVDSAEIEEWLARKSNRWNHGRDLSPLVLRATADFIMERDAAREGKNIVGDKSPSSVIHGQVVREMHSLYPDAKVVNIVRDGRDVLISERFRNFVEESKFLTAEDKRIISDLKTDPAPFGDGRRSLFTETFIRNIAKRWADDLTEIDSEGKRLYEKKYISLRYEDMLAKPYVELSRLWKFLGVKKMGKTLEKKLLAEMSSNPDEEWQTKRNEGIASFLPKGQAGNWQRLFTSRDKALYKELAGDALVKWGYEKDLGW; from the coding sequence ATGTTCTCCCGTTTCAAATCCGCCGCACGCATCCTTCTAAAGGGTGAACCTAAAAAGAAAAACCGCAATCCCATCCCCGCCATTACAAAGGAAGAATTGGCTGAGGTTAAACAATTCTTTCCGCGCGAGAAATTCTTCATTCTCGGTCATGCCCGCTCCGGCACCACCCTGCTGATGCGTCTCCTGCGGTTGCATCCCGAAGTTCATTGTAACTATCAGGCACATTTCTTCACGCGCAAGCCGCTGCTCAAATCGCTGGTCGACTCGGCCGAGATCGAGGAATGGCTCGCGCGCAAATCGAACCGTTGGAATCACGGGCGCGACCTTTCACCGCTCGTTCTGCGCGCCACAGCCGATTTCATCATGGAGCGCGACGCCGCCCGCGAGGGCAAAAATATCGTCGGCGATAAAAGTCCTTCGAGCGTGATCCATGGTCAGGTCGTGCGCGAGATGCATTCCCTGTATCCCGATGCGAAGGTCGTCAACATCGTCCGCGACGGGCGGGATGTTTTGATCTCGGAGCGCTTCCGCAATTTTGTCGAAGAATCAAAATTTTTGACCGCAGAAGATAAACGCATCATCTCGGACCTCAAAACGGATCCGGCTCCATTCGGCGACGGGCGCCGCTCGCTCTTCACCGAGACCTTTATCCGCAACATCGCCAAACGCTGGGCGGACGATCTGACCGAGATCGATTCCGAGGGCAAACGGTTGTATGAAAAAAAATATATCTCGCTGCGCTACGAAGATATGCTCGCCAAGCCTTACGTCGAATTATCCCGCCTTTGGAAATTTCTCGGTGTAAAGAAGATGGGCAAAACGTTGGAGAAAAAACTGCTGGCGGAAATGTCCTCGAACCCGGATGAAGAATGGCAGACAAAACGCAACGAAGGTATCGCCTCCTTCCTCCCGAAAGGACAGGCAGGCAATTGGCAACGATTGTTCACCTCACGCGATAAAGCATTATACAAAGAACTTGCGGGTGATGCTTTGGTCAAGTGGGGGTATGAGAAAGATTTAGGTTGGTAG
- a CDS encoding 2-dehydropantoate 2-reductase, with amino-acid sequence MKEDILLVGTGALSTLFAARLSEAGHRVSMLGTWKDGLQALGENGARISDANGDERSYQVHATNDPNEVKGIKHAIVLVKSWQTKRAADQLKGILAPDGIALTLQNGLGNRERLARDLGPRRVALGITTTGATLLGPGLVKVGGEGIISLESNPALAPIEAALRSSNFNLQIVSDTRSLMWGKLVINAAINPLTALLRVPNGELLNHPWARKAMSALARETAQVAEAERVSLPFEDPIQAAEEVARKTAKNLSSMFQDVRRGAPTEIDAICGAVTRRGEKHGIDTPYNRSCWQLVKSI; translated from the coding sequence ATGAAGGAAGATATCTTACTGGTTGGCACAGGCGCATTGTCCACGCTGTTCGCGGCGCGGTTGAGCGAAGCGGGTCATCGCGTTTCGATGCTCGGCACGTGGAAGGACGGCTTGCAAGCCCTGGGCGAGAACGGCGCGCGCATCTCGGATGCTAACGGCGACGAACGCTCATATCAAGTCCATGCCACGAATGACCCGAATGAAGTAAAAGGAATCAAACACGCCATCGTGCTGGTCAAATCATGGCAGACGAAACGCGCGGCGGATCAACTCAAAGGGATTCTTGCGCCGGACGGAATCGCCCTCACCCTCCAAAACGGACTCGGCAACCGCGAACGGCTCGCGCGGGACCTCGGTCCCCGCCGCGTTGCCCTTGGTATTACCACCACCGGAGCCACTTTGCTTGGACCCGGGCTCGTCAAGGTCGGCGGCGAAGGAATCATTTCATTGGAAAGCAATCCGGCTCTTGCTCCCATCGAAGCGGCTTTGCGTTCCTCGAACTTCAATTTGCAGATCGTAAGCGATACCCGCTCCTTGATGTGGGGCAAGCTCGTCATCAACGCCGCGATCAACCCGCTGACGGCTTTGCTGCGCGTGCCGAACGGTGAGTTGTTGAACCATCCCTGGGCGCGCAAGGCGATGTCCGCTTTGGCGCGTGAGACGGCGCAGGTTGCTGAAGCAGAACGAGTAAGTCTTCCGTTCGAAGATCCGATCCAAGCCGCCGAGGAAGTTGCGCGCAAGACGGCGAAGAACCTTTCCTCCATGTTCCAGGATGTGCGGCGCGGCGCTCCCACCGAGATCGACGCCATCTGCGGCGCGGTAACCAGGCGCGGCGAGAAGCACGGGATCGACACGCCGTATAACCGGTCATGCTGGCAGTTGGTGAAATCGATCTAA
- a CDS encoding NAD(P)-dependent oxidoreductase has translation MTDKHILITGGAGYIGSLLTSELLRQKYRVTLLDSLLFGGESILPFMSHPNFHFIKADVTEHRAIRDAVKKDWQIPNAVIHLAGIVGFPACQAVGKQVAWKYNFEATKLVFEQSADLGVERFVFASTYSNYGLSENGKPVTEETPLNPQSLYAETKIAGEEYLLAQKDSPCAPLLFRFATLYGISPRTRFDLIVNQFVLEAFTKRQLIIYQRGYSRSFVHIRDVVRGVIMGLEAEQSKIRGQVFNLGTEKGNYSKNDIVGFVLRRMPETVVEYKDMSFGGDMRDITVSFEKIKRVLGFETTLTVDDGVREVLFALKSGLIKDPTDDRYRNAQFIVQ, from the coding sequence ATGACGGATAAGCATATCCTCATCACGGGAGGCGCGGGCTACATCGGCTCTCTCCTGACCTCGGAACTGCTCCGGCAAAAATACCGGGTCACACTCCTGGACTCTTTGCTCTTCGGCGGCGAAAGCATCCTGCCGTTCATGAGTCATCCCAATTTTCATTTCATCAAAGCGGATGTGACCGAACACCGCGCCATCCGCGATGCCGTCAAAAAGGACTGGCAGATTCCCAATGCGGTGATTCATCTCGCAGGGATTGTGGGCTTCCCAGCCTGCCAGGCGGTGGGCAAGCAGGTCGCATGGAAATACAACTTCGAAGCGACGAAACTGGTCTTCGAGCAGTCCGCAGACCTGGGCGTGGAACGATTCGTGTTCGCATCCACCTACAGCAATTATGGTTTATCTGAAAACGGCAAACCTGTCACTGAAGAAACGCCGTTGAATCCGCAGTCTCTGTATGCTGAAACCAAGATTGCCGGTGAAGAGTATTTGCTTGCTCAAAAGGATTCGCCATGCGCGCCTTTGCTCTTTCGCTTTGCGACGCTCTATGGCATTTCCCCCCGCACGCGCTTCGACCTGATCGTCAACCAGTTTGTTCTCGAAGCCTTCACCAAACGCCAACTCATTATCTACCAGCGCGGATACTCGCGCTCCTTCGTCCACATCCGCGACGTGGTGCGCGGCGTCATCATGGGGCTCGAAGCGGAGCAAAGCAAGATCCGCGGGCAGGTCTTCAACCTCGGCACGGAGAAGGGCAACTACTCCAAGAACGACATCGTCGGCTTTGTGCTGAGGCGCATGCCCGAAACGGTGGTCGAATATAAAGATATGTCTTTCGGCGGGGATATGCGCGATATCACCGTATCGTTCGAGAAGATCAAGCGCGTCCTCGGCTTTGAAACGACCCTGACCGTCGACGACGGCGTGCGTGAAGTGTTGTTTGCGCTCAAATCCGGTCTCATCAAAGACCCGACGGATGACCGATACAGGAATGCGCAGTTCATAGTTCAATAG
- a CDS encoding winged helix-turn-helix transcriptional regulator, which produces MAVESTNEEIRELTLLEQIESDPDVNQSTLARQLGVAVGTVNWHIKRLIAKGAVKVSRAERKKLRYIITPEGLALRARLAVNYVENSFSVYRRTRQRVKDHLAKVRKSGFDRVRITGSGDVADICKLTCMEQGVAIVTDKSAPALVVDGYKIRLEGLE; this is translated from the coding sequence ATGGCTGTCGAATCGACGAACGAAGAAATCCGCGAACTCACCCTGCTCGAGCAGATCGAAAGCGACCCCGATGTCAACCAGTCCACGCTTGCCCGGCAATTGGGCGTGGCGGTCGGCACGGTCAACTGGCACATCAAGCGCCTGATCGCAAAAGGCGCGGTCAAGGTCTCGCGCGCCGAACGCAAGAAACTGCGTTACATCATCACGCCCGAAGGTCTCGCCCTGCGCGCGCGGCTGGCGGTCAATTACGTCGAGAACTCTTTTTCCGTTTATCGCCGCACCCGCCAGCGCGTCAAGGATCATCTCGCCAAAGTCCGTAAGTCCGGCTTTGACCGTGTGCGCATCACCGGCTCGGGCGACGTGGCGGATATCTGCAAACTGACCTGCATGGAACAGGGCGTTGCAATTGTGACGGATAAGTCCGCGCCCGCTCTGGTGGTGGACGGATACAAGATTCGGCTGGAAGGGTTGGAATGA
- the glgP gene encoding alpha-glucan family phosphorylase — MEFLTSPTQQFDLPKRIGRLGELATNLWWTWHPEASHLFGRLDYDLWERLGHNPIRLLNEVGRARLNQVANDREYLEHYDELFKGFDAYFSKESWSQKNQKDLKKPVAYFSMEYGLHETLPIYSGGLGVLSGDHLKEASDLGLPFIAVGFMYAQGYFSQRITEDGWQEAVNNPLNVEHLPVSLVKKSGKPVTISFDLPDRRLTAQIWEVRVGRVPLYLLDSNVEGNDDYDRLLTARLYWSDLDRRVMQEVLLGIGGVRALRALGYEPAVWHMNEGHASFLTLERIRELVAGGFAFADAAEKTRPQNIFTTHTPVPAGNDEFPLWLIDKYLANYWGELGLTREQFVEVAKQQHPHGETYSMPVLALKLSGSSNGVSELHGEVSRDMWKFLWSDRDVKDVPIQHVTNGVHTRNWLARRMSILLEKYLGADWYDNLDDRRLIEKIDQIPDKELWEVHLHLKRKMAFYLTERVRDRWTHGGFHPVQVIASGVLINPYALTIGFARRFATYKRASLILSDVERLLELINRPNHPVQIIFAGKAHPADDPGKKLIQQVYRTVKKAETGGRIVFIEDYDMNLARYLVQGVDVWMNTPRRPYEASGTSGMKAAINGVPNFSILDGWWREAYNGRNGWAIGEEKEYESTEAQDAADAESLYSTLEHQIIPKFYDRDPKERSSAWIAFMKSSMKTVIPQFSTRRMVKEYVEKFYLPALAGEAHEAPDYQGLKNAA; from the coding sequence ATGGAATTCCTAACTTCCCCCACTCAACAATTCGACCTGCCAAAGCGCATCGGGCGCTTGGGCGAACTTGCCACCAACCTTTGGTGGACCTGGCACCCCGAAGCGTCGCATCTATTTGGTCGGTTGGATTATGACCTGTGGGAACGCCTCGGTCATAACCCGATCCGCCTGTTGAACGAGGTCGGACGCGCACGCCTAAATCAGGTTGCCAACGACAGGGAATATCTGGAACATTACGACGAGCTGTTCAAAGGCTTCGACGCCTACTTCAGCAAAGAATCCTGGTCGCAAAAGAATCAAAAAGACCTGAAAAAACCGGTCGCATATTTCTCGATGGAATACGGCTTGCACGAAACCCTGCCAATTTACTCCGGTGGTTTGGGTGTGCTCTCCGGCGATCACCTCAAAGAAGCCTCCGACCTCGGTCTGCCATTCATTGCGGTTGGCTTCATGTATGCGCAAGGCTACTTCTCCCAGCGCATCACGGAAGACGGCTGGCAGGAAGCGGTCAACAATCCCCTCAATGTCGAGCATCTTCCCGTTTCGCTCGTCAAGAAAAGCGGCAAGCCCGTCACCATCTCGTTCGACCTCCCCGATAGAAGACTCACCGCCCAAATTTGGGAAGTCCGTGTTGGGCGCGTACCCCTCTATTTGCTTGACTCCAACGTCGAAGGCAACGACGACTATGACCGCCTGCTCACTGCCCGCCTCTACTGGTCTGACCTTGACCGCCGTGTCATGCAGGAAGTCCTCCTGGGAATTGGCGGAGTCCGCGCGCTAAGAGCACTGGGATACGAGCCGGCTGTCTGGCACATGAACGAAGGCCATGCCTCTTTCCTGACCCTTGAGCGGATTCGCGAACTCGTGGCCGGGGGCTTCGCCTTTGCCGATGCCGCCGAAAAGACGCGCCCACAGAATATCTTCACGACCCATACCCCCGTCCCCGCCGGGAATGATGAATTCCCGCTCTGGCTCATAGACAAGTATCTTGCAAACTATTGGGGCGAACTCGGCCTGACGCGCGAACAATTCGTGGAGGTTGCCAAACAGCAGCACCCCCACGGCGAGACTTACTCCATGCCGGTGCTGGCGCTCAAGCTTTCCGGCAGTTCGAACGGGGTCTCCGAATTGCACGGCGAAGTCTCGCGCGATATGTGGAAGTTTCTCTGGAGCGACCGCGACGTGAAGGATGTGCCCATTCAGCATGTCACGAACGGAGTCCACACCCGCAACTGGCTGGCGCGCCGCATGAGCATCCTGCTCGAAAAATATCTCGGCGCGGATTGGTATGATAACCTCGACGATCGCAGGTTGATTGAAAAGATCGACCAGATCCCTGATAAGGAATTGTGGGAAGTTCATCTCCACCTCAAGCGCAAGATGGCGTTTTATCTTACCGAGCGCGTCCGAGACCGCTGGACTCACGGAGGATTTCATCCTGTCCAAGTCATTGCCTCGGGAGTGCTCATCAATCCGTATGCATTGACCATCGGTTTCGCGCGCCGCTTCGCCACCTACAAACGCGCCAGTCTCATTCTCTCGGATGTGGAACGTCTGCTCGAGCTCATCAACCGTCCGAACCATCCCGTGCAGATCATCTTTGCTGGCAAGGCGCATCCCGCCGATGACCCCGGCAAGAAGTTGATCCAGCAGGTTTATCGCACGGTCAAGAAAGCCGAGACCGGCGGCCGCATCGTCTTCATCGAAGATTACGATATGAATCTTGCCCGCTATCTCGTCCAGGGCGTGGACGTGTGGATGAACACCCCGCGCCGTCCGTATGAAGCCAGCGGGACTTCAGGCATGAAAGCCGCCATCAACGGCGTGCCCAACTTTTCCATTCTCGACGGCTGGTGGCGCGAAGCATACAATGGCAGGAACGGCTGGGCTATCGGCGAGGAAAAGGAATATGAATCCACTGAGGCGCAGGATGCCGCCGATGCTGAAAGCCTGTACAGCACGCTCGAACATCAGATCATCCCGAAATTCTACGACCGCGACCCCAAGGAAAGATCGAGCGCGTGGATCGCCTTTATGAAAAGTTCGATGAAAACGGTCATCCCGCAGTTCTCCACGCGCCGAATGGTCAAGGAATATGTGGAGAAATTCTATCTTCCGGCGCTCGCAGGGGAGGCGCATGAAGCGCCCGATTATCAAGGATTGAAAAATGCTGCCTGA
- a CDS encoding sulfurtransferase, translated as MLPEITVTQLGEKLKSDETFILLDVRELPELGQARIEDPRLEVMPTSRLASEGPTVLSESVQSGEIPVYIICHHGNRSVQVAMWLIKQGYKNIFNVRGGIDEYAKKVDQSVGFY; from the coding sequence ATGCTGCCTGAAATAACCGTAACACAACTCGGTGAAAAGCTTAAATCGGATGAAACGTTCATCCTGCTCGACGTGCGCGAACTGCCGGAGTTGGGTCAGGCAAGGATCGAAGACCCCAGGCTCGAGGTCATGCCCACGAGCCGGCTGGCTTCCGAAGGACCGACTGTGTTGTCCGAGTCGGTTCAGTCGGGCGAAATCCCTGTTTACATCATATGTCACCACGGCAACCGCAGCGTGCAGGTCGCGATGTGGCTGATAAAGCAGGGATACAAAAATATCTTCAATGTGCGCGGCGGGATCGACGAGTACGCAAAAAAGGTGGACCAATCCGTCGGTTTCTACTAA
- a CDS encoding fasciclin domain-containing protein, with product MKRNSLFVGLLVGVSMVLAACAPAATPTPAPEPTAMPEPTATPEPELADIVDTAVADGRFTTLVAAVEAAGLVETLKGEGPFTVFAPTDDAFAALPEGTVESLLLPENKQQLTDILLYHVVSGKVMAADVTGLESAATVLGKDIAIKVDMGNVYINEAKVIITDIETSNGVIHVIDAVLLLPSDEAAESNTIVDVAVADGRFTTLVAAVQAAGLVETLSGEGPFTVFAPTDEAFAALPAGTVESLLLPENKQQLTDILTYHVVSGKVMAADVVNLTSAPTVLGKDITITVKDGKVFLNDTVQVIITDVEASNGVIHVIDAVLLPPQ from the coding sequence ATGAAACGCAATTCCCTGTTCGTCGGACTGCTCGTCGGAGTCTCAATGGTGCTGGCAGCCTGTGCGCCCGCCGCCACCCCCACCCCGGCGCCCGAGCCGACCGCCATGCCCGAACCTACCGCCACCCCCGAACCCGAACTGGCGGATATCGTCGATACCGCTGTGGCTGATGGTCGCTTCACCACTCTGGTTGCCGCAGTCGAAGCCGCCGGTTTGGTGGAAACCCTCAAGGGTGAAGGTCCCTTCACCGTGTTTGCTCCCACCGATGACGCTTTCGCCGCGCTGCCTGAAGGCACTGTCGAAAGCCTGCTCCTGCCTGAAAACAAGCAGCAGCTCACCGACATCCTGCTTTACCATGTCGTCTCCGGCAAGGTCATGGCTGCGGATGTGACCGGTCTTGAAAGCGCCGCCACCGTGCTCGGCAAGGACATCGCCATCAAGGTCGATATGGGCAATGTCTACATCAACGAAGCCAAGGTCATCATCACCGACATCGAGACCTCCAACGGCGTGATCCATGTCATCGATGCGGTCCTCCTTCTGCCCTCGGATGAAGCCGCTGAATCCAACACCATTGTGGATGTCGCTGTCGCTGACGGCCGCTTTACCACCCTGGTTGCCGCTGTGCAGGCCGCGGGTCTGGTCGAGACATTGAGCGGGGAAGGTCCCTTCACGGTCTTTGCCCCCACCGACGAGGCTTTTGCCGCCCTGCCTGCAGGCACTGTCGAGAGCCTGCTCCTGCCTGAGAACAAACAGCAACTCACCGACATCCTCACCTACCATGTGGTCTCCGGCAAAGTCATGGCTGCGGACGTGGTCAATCTGACCAGCGCTCCCACCGTGCTCGGCAAGGACATTACCATCACCGTCAAAGATGGCAAGGTCTTCCTGAACGATACCGTTCAAGTCATCATCACAGACGTTGAAGCCTCGAACGGTGTGATCCATGTGATTGACGCGGTTCTCCTGCCGCCTCAATAA
- a CDS encoding Gfo/Idh/MocA family oxidoreductase: MKYLIAGLGSVGRRHMRNLIALGETDIVLYRTHKATLPDDELEGHPVETDLIEALRKHRPDAVIVSNPTSMHLDVAIPAAKTGCAILLEKPIAASMERVDVLQKAVQKSGSKVLVAFQFRFHPGMVKTKELIQTGEIGRVVSASVHFGEYLPAWHPWEDYRKGYAARSDMGGGVVATQCHSLDYLPWLVGKRVESVWGFAAKLSDLEVTADDTSKIGLRFEGGALGSLHLDYNQQPPEHEFRIIGTNGTIKWNLADGVARIYRTEKKDWDVFPLPAGWERNVMFQEQTRHFIDIVEGKAAPSCTLEDGVQVQKIISSVHESQKTGRLIALK; the protein is encoded by the coding sequence ATGAAATATCTAATCGCCGGACTCGGCTCGGTCGGACGACGTCATATGCGCAACCTGATCGCGCTTGGCGAAACGGATATCGTCTTATACCGAACTCATAAAGCGACATTGCCCGATGATGAACTTGAGGGCCATCCCGTCGAAACGGATTTGATCGAAGCGTTGAGGAAACACAGACCGGATGCGGTCATAGTTTCTAACCCCACGTCCATGCACTTGGATGTCGCCATCCCTGCCGCCAAGACAGGATGCGCCATTTTGCTCGAAAAGCCGATTGCCGCATCGATGGAGCGTGTGGATGTTCTTCAAAAAGCGGTTCAGAAAAGCGGGTCGAAGGTTTTGGTTGCTTTTCAATTCAGGTTTCATCCCGGCATGGTCAAAACTAAGGAACTCATCCAAACCGGAGAGATCGGACGGGTGGTTTCCGCTTCTGTCCATTTTGGAGAGTATCTTCCTGCGTGGCACCCCTGGGAGGATTACCGCAAGGGGTACGCGGCTCGATCCGACATGGGCGGGGGCGTGGTAGCAACTCAATGTCACTCACTGGATTATCTTCCATGGCTGGTTGGCAAAAGGGTCGAATCTGTTTGGGGATTTGCCGCCAAACTCAGCGACCTCGAAGTGACCGCGGACGACACTTCCAAGATCGGTCTGCGCTTCGAAGGCGGCGCATTGGGAAGTTTGCATCTTGATTACAACCAGCAGCCGCCGGAGCATGAATTCCGCATCATCGGCACGAATGGAACCATAAAATGGAATCTCGCCGATGGCGTGGCAAGGATCTACCGAACGGAGAAAAAGGATTGGGACGTATTTCCGTTACCGGCTGGGTGGGAGCGCAATGTCATGTTCCAGGAACAAACAAGGCATTTTATCGATATCGTCGAAGGGAAGGCTGCGCCATCCTGCACCCTGGAGGATGGCGTTCAGGTGCAAAAGATCATTTCTTCAGTCCATGAATCTCAGAAGACTGGCAGATTGATTGCGTTGAAATAA
- the panB gene encoding 3-methyl-2-oxobutanoate hydroxymethyltransferase: MSNSTSQRKKVTTLTFRQKKERGEPITMLTAYDYPTASAMDKAGIDCILVGDSLAMVVLGYENTLPVTMEEMLHHARAVARGAKSALLVGDMPFMSYQVNADEALRNAGRFLQQGGMDAVKLEGGRERADAVRAITGAGIPVMGHLGLTPQSIHQLGGFRAQGKTSSAAKRLLEDAQILEEAGAFSLVLESVPARLAEYISKHISIPTIGIGAGAGCDGQVLVTHDLLGLFDRFTPKFVKKYAGLHETMNKAFAEYIDEVETKRFPAEEHAVDMSDEEWNEFLRIA; the protein is encoded by the coding sequence ATTTCTAACAGTACGTCACAACGTAAAAAAGTGACGACTCTCACGTTCCGACAGAAGAAGGAACGCGGCGAGCCAATCACGATGTTAACCGCCTACGACTACCCCACCGCCTCGGCGATGGACAAGGCGGGCATTGACTGCATCCTAGTCGGCGATTCGCTCGCGATGGTGGTGCTCGGTTACGAAAACACATTGCCTGTAACAATGGAAGAAATGCTGCATCATGCGCGGGCGGTGGCGCGCGGCGCAAAGAGCGCATTGCTCGTCGGCGATATGCCGTTCATGTCCTACCAGGTCAATGCGGATGAAGCCCTGCGAAACGCCGGGCGCTTCCTGCAGCAGGGCGGCATGGACGCGGTCAAACTCGAAGGCGGTCGTGAACGAGCCGACGCGGTCAGGGCGATCACTGGCGCTGGAATCCCCGTCATGGGTCATCTCGGGCTGACGCCGCAATCCATACATCAACTCGGCGGGTTCCGCGCGCAAGGCAAAACTTCAAGCGCGGCGAAGCGACTTCTTGAAGATGCGCAGATCCTCGAAGAAGCAGGCGCGTTCAGCCTCGTGCTTGAGTCGGTCCCGGCACGGCTCGCGGAATACATCTCCAAACATATTTCCATTCCCACCATCGGCATCGGCGCGGGCGCGGGCTGTGACGGGCAGGTTCTCGTCACACACGATCTGCTCGGTCTCTTCGACCGCTTCACGCCGAAGTTCGTCAAGAAGTATGCGGGCCTGCATGAAACCATGAACAAGGCTTTCGCGGAATACATCGACGAAGTGGAGACGAAACGTTTTCCCGCCGAAGAACATGCTGTTGATATGAGCGACGAAGAATGGAACGAATTTCTTCGTATTGCGTAA
- a CDS encoding DUF4173 domain-containing protein, producing MKTNPNKLWILVLILGWLFDFLFWKNAPGINFAIFWTACLIGGFFLLLGEGLRPHRTTLFLIPLFGFFAVVTFIRAEPMTTFLAYTFTMFTLTIFAVTYLGGRWIQYTFADFVTRMLSLVGSILLRPIGFAAEARKVRSEAGVQPSKYNFMPILRGLIIAVPIVMIFASLLASADVVFNQRLEDFIEAFRLENLPEYIFRMIYILIIGYALAGIFLHASTESKDEKLTGGEKPVVPPFLGFIESSIVLGSVVALFAAFVVIQFQYFFGGETNINVEGYTYAEYARKGFGELVAVAFFALMMLLTLSGVTKRETESQRKIYSGLGIALVVLLLVMLVSAYQRLNLYEAAYGFSRLRTYTHVFLIWIGLLLITTIGLEILRKERMFAFAMLIASFGFAASLPILNVDAFIVDQNIRRELNGTAVEDLDSPYFTQLSDDAIPPLVKALQTPSLPDSVHEKVTAALACIRHQRDLRQNDREYSWQAFHFSRINADRALESVKSEMDAIVIDASEYPTKAVMPGGREYYCSPYYYD from the coding sequence ATGAAAACCAACCCCAACAAACTTTGGATTCTCGTTCTCATCCTCGGCTGGCTGTTCGATTTTCTTTTTTGGAAGAACGCCCCCGGGATAAACTTCGCCATCTTTTGGACGGCCTGTCTCATTGGCGGGTTCTTCCTGCTTCTTGGTGAAGGACTGCGTCCGCATCGCACCACCCTTTTTCTGATTCCGCTCTTCGGCTTTTTCGCCGTTGTGACCTTCATCCGCGCCGAGCCGATGACGACCTTTCTCGCCTATACCTTTACGATGTTCACGCTGACAATCTTCGCCGTCACATACCTTGGCGGCCGTTGGATCCAATACACTTTTGCCGATTTCGTGACCAGAATGCTATCGCTGGTGGGAAGCATCCTGCTCCGACCCATTGGGTTTGCCGCTGAAGCTCGTAAAGTCCGGTCTGAAGCGGGCGTTCAACCCTCCAAATACAATTTCATGCCCATCCTGCGCGGATTGATCATTGCCGTTCCCATCGTGATGATCTTCGCCTCCCTGCTCGCCTCTGCGGATGTTGTTTTCAACCAACGGTTGGAGGATTTCATCGAAGCTTTCAGACTCGAGAACCTGCCTGAATACATCTTCCGCATGATCTATATCCTCATCATCGGATATGCGCTTGCGGGGATTTTCCTTCATGCATCGACCGAATCGAAGGACGAGAAACTGACCGGCGGGGAAAAGCCGGTCGTCCCGCCGTTTCTTGGCTTCATCGAATCCTCGATCGTGCTTGGCAGTGTTGTCGCCCTCTTCGCAGCTTTTGTCGTCATTCAATTCCAATACTTCTTCGGCGGCGAGACAAACATCAACGTGGAAGGTTACACCTACGCCGAATATGCCCGCAAAGGTTTTGGCGAACTCGTTGCTGTGGCGTTCTTCGCCCTGATGATGCTGCTGACCTTGAGCGGCGTGACCAAACGCGAGACCGAAAGCCAGCGCAAAATCTATTCCGGTCTTGGCATCGCGCTCGTCGTCCTCCTGCTTGTCATGCTTGTTTCTGCGTATCAACGGTTGAATCTCTACGAAGCGGCGTACGGTTTTTCGCGCCTGCGCACCTACACCCACGTATTCCTGATCTGGATCGGATTATTACTAATCACGACCATCGGCCTTGAGATCCTTCGCAAGGAGCGGATGTTCGCTTTCGCCATGCTCATCGCTTCATTTGGATTCGCCGCCTCCCTTCCCATCCTAAATGTAGACGCCTTCATCGTGGATCAAAACATCAGGCGCGAACTGAACGGGACCGCCGTCGAGGATTTGGATTCCCCGTATTTCACCCAACTCTCCGACGACGCCATCCCTCCCCTTGTCAAAGCGCTTCAGACTCCATCCCTGCCTGATTCTGTCCATGAGAAAGTGACCGCCGCCCTGGCTTGTATCCGCCATCAACGAGACCTGCGACAGAATGATCGTGAATACTCGTGGCAAGCCTTCCATTTCTCCCGCATCAACGCGGACCGCGCTCTCGAGTCCGTCAAATCTGAAATGGATGCCATCGTGATCGACGCTTCAGAATATCCCACCAAAGCTGTCATGCCCGGCGGCAGGGAATACTACTGTTCGCCGTATTATTACGATTAG